Proteins co-encoded in one Sebastes umbrosus isolate fSebUmb1 chromosome 20, fSebUmb1.pri, whole genome shotgun sequence genomic window:
- the ccr10 gene encoding C-C chemokine receptor type 10, with protein sequence MINTSNSSAMENDHDDVGYPDYDYSNYSFGNISDTTDFDDWESGLCELGEQQEFAIKMFQTCVFCLIFLLGVVGNCLVIATFAQYRRRRLRSMTDIFLFHLALADLLLLLTLPLQAVYTHLGWIFSVALCRAMRACYAINTYSGLLLLACISVDRYMVVARAQEMLRLRTQILTGGKLAAVCVWLVAALLSLPEILFSGVLKERNEYYCGMLKSGRVKMATNAAIIAVFCLSILVMMTCYSLIARVLWEGSAHRRGKQWHRQRTLKLMVALVLVFLVFQLPYTVVLSCKIAGQFCDLLLEYITCTFAYTRCCLNPILYALVGVRFRTDVLRLIHDLGFRCGLQLAPQSVNSTSISSPGHASITVLSAGSTTSPSYHGNNSPHPIKFQFPGRNK encoded by the coding sequence cAATGGAGAACGACCATGATGATGTCGGCTACCCTGATTATGATTATTCAAACTACTCTTTTGGGAATATAAGTGACACAACAGACTTCGATGATTGGGAATCTGGCTTGTGTGAACTCGGGGAGCAGCAGGAGTTCGCCATCAAAATGTTCCAGACTTGTGTTTTCTGCCTGATCTTCCTGCTGGGCGTGGTGGGAAACTGCCTGGTGATCGCCACCTTTGCTCAGTACCGCCGCCGCCGGCTTCGCTCCATGACCGACATCTTCCTGTTCCACCTGGCGCTGGCCgacctgctcctgctcctcacGCTCCCATTGCAGGCCGTCTACACTCACCTGGGTTGGATCTTCTCCGTTGCTCTCTGCAGGGCCATGCGTGCATGCTACGCCATCAACACATACAGCGGGCTCCTGCTGCTGGCCTGCATCAGCGTCGACCGCTACATGGTGGTGGCGCGAGCCCAAGAGATGCTCAGGCTGCGCACTCAGATTCTAACAGGCGGGAAACTAGccgctgtatgtgtgtggcttGTTGCGGCGCTCCTCAGCCTGCCGGAAATCCTCTTCTCTGGGGTGTTGAAGGAAAGGAATGAATACTACTGCGGCATGCTCAAGAGTGGAAGAGTGAAAATGGCCACCAATGCAGCCATCATTGCTGTCTTCTGCCTGTCCATCCTCGTCATGATGACGTGCTACTCTTTGATAGCTCGAGTGCTGTGGGAAGGGAGCGCACATCGGCGGGGGAAGCAGTGGCATCGGCAGCGCACCTTGAAGCTGATGGTGGCTCTGGTGCTGGTCTTTCTGGTGTTCCAGCTGCCGTACACGGTGGTGCTGTCGTGTAAAATAGCGGGGCAGTTCTGCGATCTGCTGCTGGAGTACATCACCTGCACTTTCGCGTACACCCGCTGTTGCCTCAACCCCATCCTGTACGCCCTGGTGGGCGTGCGCTTCCGTACCGACGTGTTGAGGCTCATCCATGATTTGGGCTTCCGGTGTGGGCTCCAGCTGGCGCCGCAGAGCGTGAActccacctccatctcctcACCTGGTCATGCATCCATCACAGTGCTCTCAGCTGGCTCTACAACATCCCCCAGTTACCACGGCAACAACTCCCCACATCCCATCAAATTTCAGTTTCCAGGAAGAAACAAGTGA